One Calliopsis andreniformis isolate RMS-2024a chromosome 9, iyCalAndr_principal, whole genome shotgun sequence genomic window carries:
- the LOC143183622 gene encoding putative methylmalonate-semialdehyde/malonate-semialdehyde dehydrogenase [acylating], mitochondrial isoform X1 encodes MALLVRIAKCEARFAARTYSSSVSTVKMYIDGQFVESKGTEFTDVHDPATNELLCRTPKCTKDEMENAVQSAKKAYENWKNTSVLTRQTLMLRYQALIREHSKEIAENLVRENGKTMADAEGDVLRGLQVVDACTAIPTLQMGESMPNIATDMDIVSYRVPLGVTASICPFNFPAMIPLWSFPVSVACGNSAILKPSERVPGASMILADLFAKAGAPPGLLNVIHGQHTAVDFICEHPDIKAVSFVGSDQAGKYIYKQSSAHGKRVQCNMGAKNHCVVLPDANKNKTISQIMGAAFGAAGQRCMALSVAIFVGKSKDWVPELVEAAKRLKVNAGHIPGTDLGPVISPQSKQRICSLVESGVKEGATLALDGRGLVVQGFEKGNFVGPTVLTHVKPSMQCYTEEIFGPVLSCVFTNTLDEAIDIVNKNPYGNGTAVFTTNGATARAFAHRIEAGQVGINVPIPVPLPMFSFTGNKGSFLGDNHFYGKYGINFHTQTKTITQLWRAGDASDIASSTAMPTMQ; translated from the exons ATGGCGCTCCTCGTAAGAATCGCCAAGTGCGAG GCGCGATTTGCCGCAAGGACTTACAGCAGTAGCGTATCAACGGTTAAGATGtacattgatggccaattcgtag AATCGAAGGGCACAGAATTCACAGATGTCCATGATCCAGCAACGAACGAGCTATTGTGTCGCACTCCAAAATGTACGAAAGACGAGATGGAGAATGCTGTGCAGAGCGCGAAGAAGGCGTACGAAAATTGGAAAAACACCAGTGTGCTGACTCGACAGACGTTGATGCTCAGATATCAAGCACTAATCCGCGAGCACTCG AAAGAGATCGCCGAAAACTTAGTCCGCGAAAATGGAAAAACGATGGCTGACGCCGAGGGGGATGTTCTTCGAGGACTTC AGGTGGTCGACGCCTGTACCGCGATCCCAACTCTTCAGATGGGGGAAAGCATGCCTAACATCGCCACGGACATGGATATTGTCTCGTACAGAGTCCCTCTTGGAGTAACTGCCTCCATCTGTCCATTCAATTTCCCTGCGATGATACCCCTTTGGTCGTTTCCAGTATCAGTCGCGTGTGGGAACAGCGCTATTCTGAAACCATCAGAGCGTGTACCAGGCGCTTCGATGATCCTCGCTGATCTGTTCGCCAAGGCTGGTGCACCGCCAGGATTGTTGAACGTGATTCATGGCCAGCACACCGCGGTCGATTTTATCTGCGAGCATCCCGATATCAAGGCGGTTTCTTTCGTTGGTTCCGATCAAGCG GGGAAGTACATTTACAAACAGAGCAGCGCCCATGGGAAACGCGTGCAGTGTAACATGGGCGCGAAAAATCATTGCGTGGTGTTACCAGACGCGAACAAAAACAAAACGATCTCACAGATCATGGGAGCCGCGTTTGGTGCAGCTGGTCAAAGATGTATGGCACTGTCGGTAGCCATATTCGTTGGGAAATCGAAGGACTGGGTGCCAGAACTGGTGGAGGCCGCGAAGAGGTTGAAGGTCAATGCTGGCCACATACCTGGCACCGATCTCGGACCAGTTATATCGCCTCAGTCCAAACAGAGGATATGCAGTTTGGTGGAGTCGGGAGTGAAAGAGGGTGCCACGTTGGCTCTCGATGGCAGGGGACTGGTTGTTCAAGGTTTCGAGAAAGGAAACTTTGTTGGACCCACTGTGCTGACACATGTGAAG CCTTCGATGCAGTGTTATACTGAAGAAATATTCGGTCCTGTTCTTTCTTGTGTCTTTACCAACACTTTGGATGAGGCTATTGATATTGTTAACAAGAATCCTTATGGAAATGGAACTGCAGTGTTCACGACAAACGGTGCAACAGCAAGAGCCTTTGCACACAGAATCGAGGCGGGTCAAGTTGGTATAAATGTTCCTATTCCAGTGCCATTACCGATGTTCAGTTTCACGGGGAACAAGGGATCCTTCTTGGGGGATAACCATTTCTACGGAAAATAT GGCATAAACTTCCACACCCAAACGAAAACGATAACTCAGTTGTGGAGGGCTGGAGATGCCAGTGACATCGCATCTTCGACGGCCATGCCCACCATGCAATAA
- the LOC143183622 gene encoding putative methylmalonate-semialdehyde/malonate-semialdehyde dehydrogenase [acylating], mitochondrial isoform X2: MYIDGQFVESKGTEFTDVHDPATNELLCRTPKCTKDEMENAVQSAKKAYENWKNTSVLTRQTLMLRYQALIREHSKEIAENLVRENGKTMADAEGDVLRGLQVVDACTAIPTLQMGESMPNIATDMDIVSYRVPLGVTASICPFNFPAMIPLWSFPVSVACGNSAILKPSERVPGASMILADLFAKAGAPPGLLNVIHGQHTAVDFICEHPDIKAVSFVGSDQAGKYIYKQSSAHGKRVQCNMGAKNHCVVLPDANKNKTISQIMGAAFGAAGQRCMALSVAIFVGKSKDWVPELVEAAKRLKVNAGHIPGTDLGPVISPQSKQRICSLVESGVKEGATLALDGRGLVVQGFEKGNFVGPTVLTHVKPSMQCYTEEIFGPVLSCVFTNTLDEAIDIVNKNPYGNGTAVFTTNGATARAFAHRIEAGQVGINVPIPVPLPMFSFTGNKGSFLGDNHFYGKYGINFHTQTKTITQLWRAGDASDIASSTAMPTMQ, from the exons ATGtacattgatggccaattcgtag AATCGAAGGGCACAGAATTCACAGATGTCCATGATCCAGCAACGAACGAGCTATTGTGTCGCACTCCAAAATGTACGAAAGACGAGATGGAGAATGCTGTGCAGAGCGCGAAGAAGGCGTACGAAAATTGGAAAAACACCAGTGTGCTGACTCGACAGACGTTGATGCTCAGATATCAAGCACTAATCCGCGAGCACTCG AAAGAGATCGCCGAAAACTTAGTCCGCGAAAATGGAAAAACGATGGCTGACGCCGAGGGGGATGTTCTTCGAGGACTTC AGGTGGTCGACGCCTGTACCGCGATCCCAACTCTTCAGATGGGGGAAAGCATGCCTAACATCGCCACGGACATGGATATTGTCTCGTACAGAGTCCCTCTTGGAGTAACTGCCTCCATCTGTCCATTCAATTTCCCTGCGATGATACCCCTTTGGTCGTTTCCAGTATCAGTCGCGTGTGGGAACAGCGCTATTCTGAAACCATCAGAGCGTGTACCAGGCGCTTCGATGATCCTCGCTGATCTGTTCGCCAAGGCTGGTGCACCGCCAGGATTGTTGAACGTGATTCATGGCCAGCACACCGCGGTCGATTTTATCTGCGAGCATCCCGATATCAAGGCGGTTTCTTTCGTTGGTTCCGATCAAGCG GGGAAGTACATTTACAAACAGAGCAGCGCCCATGGGAAACGCGTGCAGTGTAACATGGGCGCGAAAAATCATTGCGTGGTGTTACCAGACGCGAACAAAAACAAAACGATCTCACAGATCATGGGAGCCGCGTTTGGTGCAGCTGGTCAAAGATGTATGGCACTGTCGGTAGCCATATTCGTTGGGAAATCGAAGGACTGGGTGCCAGAACTGGTGGAGGCCGCGAAGAGGTTGAAGGTCAATGCTGGCCACATACCTGGCACCGATCTCGGACCAGTTATATCGCCTCAGTCCAAACAGAGGATATGCAGTTTGGTGGAGTCGGGAGTGAAAGAGGGTGCCACGTTGGCTCTCGATGGCAGGGGACTGGTTGTTCAAGGTTTCGAGAAAGGAAACTTTGTTGGACCCACTGTGCTGACACATGTGAAG CCTTCGATGCAGTGTTATACTGAAGAAATATTCGGTCCTGTTCTTTCTTGTGTCTTTACCAACACTTTGGATGAGGCTATTGATATTGTTAACAAGAATCCTTATGGAAATGGAACTGCAGTGTTCACGACAAACGGTGCAACAGCAAGAGCCTTTGCACACAGAATCGAGGCGGGTCAAGTTGGTATAAATGTTCCTATTCCAGTGCCATTACCGATGTTCAGTTTCACGGGGAACAAGGGATCCTTCTTGGGGGATAACCATTTCTACGGAAAATAT GGCATAAACTTCCACACCCAAACGAAAACGATAACTCAGTTGTGGAGGGCTGGAGATGCCAGTGACATCGCATCTTCGACGGCCATGCCCACCATGCAATAA
- the LOC143183622 gene encoding putative methylmalonate-semialdehyde/malonate-semialdehyde dehydrogenase [acylating], mitochondrial isoform X3 yields MYERRDGECCAEREEGVRKLEKHQCADSTDVDAQISSTNPRALEIAENLVRENGKTMADAEGDVLRGLQVVDACTAIPTLQMGESMPNIATDMDIVSYRVPLGVTASICPFNFPAMIPLWSFPVSVACGNSAILKPSERVPGASMILADLFAKAGAPPGLLNVIHGQHTAVDFICEHPDIKAVSFVGSDQAGKYIYKQSSAHGKRVQCNMGAKNHCVVLPDANKNKTISQIMGAAFGAAGQRCMALSVAIFVGKSKDWVPELVEAAKRLKVNAGHIPGTDLGPVISPQSKQRICSLVESGVKEGATLALDGRGLVVQGFEKGNFVGPTVLTHVKPSMQCYTEEIFGPVLSCVFTNTLDEAIDIVNKNPYGNGTAVFTTNGATARAFAHRIEAGQVGINVPIPVPLPMFSFTGNKGSFLGDNHFYGKYGINFHTQTKTITQLWRAGDASDIASSTAMPTMQ; encoded by the exons ATGTACGAAAGACGAGATGGAGAATGCTGTGCAGAGCGCGAAGAAGGCGTACGAAAATTGGAAAAACACCAGTGTGCTGACTCGACAGACGTTGATGCTCAGATATCAAGCACTAATCCGCGAGCACTCG AGATCGCCGAAAACTTAGTCCGCGAAAATGGAAAAACGATGGCTGACGCCGAGGGGGATGTTCTTCGAGGACTTC AGGTGGTCGACGCCTGTACCGCGATCCCAACTCTTCAGATGGGGGAAAGCATGCCTAACATCGCCACGGACATGGATATTGTCTCGTACAGAGTCCCTCTTGGAGTAACTGCCTCCATCTGTCCATTCAATTTCCCTGCGATGATACCCCTTTGGTCGTTTCCAGTATCAGTCGCGTGTGGGAACAGCGCTATTCTGAAACCATCAGAGCGTGTACCAGGCGCTTCGATGATCCTCGCTGATCTGTTCGCCAAGGCTGGTGCACCGCCAGGATTGTTGAACGTGATTCATGGCCAGCACACCGCGGTCGATTTTATCTGCGAGCATCCCGATATCAAGGCGGTTTCTTTCGTTGGTTCCGATCAAGCG GGGAAGTACATTTACAAACAGAGCAGCGCCCATGGGAAACGCGTGCAGTGTAACATGGGCGCGAAAAATCATTGCGTGGTGTTACCAGACGCGAACAAAAACAAAACGATCTCACAGATCATGGGAGCCGCGTTTGGTGCAGCTGGTCAAAGATGTATGGCACTGTCGGTAGCCATATTCGTTGGGAAATCGAAGGACTGGGTGCCAGAACTGGTGGAGGCCGCGAAGAGGTTGAAGGTCAATGCTGGCCACATACCTGGCACCGATCTCGGACCAGTTATATCGCCTCAGTCCAAACAGAGGATATGCAGTTTGGTGGAGTCGGGAGTGAAAGAGGGTGCCACGTTGGCTCTCGATGGCAGGGGACTGGTTGTTCAAGGTTTCGAGAAAGGAAACTTTGTTGGACCCACTGTGCTGACACATGTGAAG CCTTCGATGCAGTGTTATACTGAAGAAATATTCGGTCCTGTTCTTTCTTGTGTCTTTACCAACACTTTGGATGAGGCTATTGATATTGTTAACAAGAATCCTTATGGAAATGGAACTGCAGTGTTCACGACAAACGGTGCAACAGCAAGAGCCTTTGCACACAGAATCGAGGCGGGTCAAGTTGGTATAAATGTTCCTATTCCAGTGCCATTACCGATGTTCAGTTTCACGGGGAACAAGGGATCCTTCTTGGGGGATAACCATTTCTACGGAAAATAT GGCATAAACTTCCACACCCAAACGAAAACGATAACTCAGTTGTGGAGGGCTGGAGATGCCAGTGACATCGCATCTTCGACGGCCATGCCCACCATGCAATAA